In Chitinophaga sp. H8, the sequence CCGACAATTATGGCGGGCTGCCACCTAATACGGGCTTCTTGAAGTCTACGATTAACAACAAGCCTTACGGTTTTGATTTCAGTGACCGCCCTAACGGGTATGCTACTTTCCTGGTCGCAAATATTTATCGCGCTCCGGCGGGGAATGATACAGTGATCAGCAACATTATCCAGCGTACTTCCATTCCCGTTGCCACTATTCCGGTGAATACACGGGATGTCATATTAGCCCTCAGAGATGCCAGGATACAGGATGCGGATAGTATTTCCCTTTGTTTGAACGGCGAATGGATAGCCAGGGGATTTCCTGTTAAAAGTGCCGTACAGACAATTGCTATCAGGTTAAAAAAGGGGGAGAATATACTATTATTTACAGCAGATAATCTCGGATCAATTCCTCCCAATACAGCAGAACTACAGATCAGGTATGGCCGGAAAACAAAAACACTGAACCTCAGTACGGATATGCGCAGGAACAATGAAATCCGGTTGATCCTGGAATAATTAATCTTCCAGCAGGATCTTAATGAACCGGGAATCCTGTTTGATCAGTTGATACATCCGGGTAAGCATCGGCATCTGCCAGGAAGTTTTGTCAGTTTGGAATGATTGCTATTACTTTGACGAAGATAATAAGTCATTACTGATTGTGGATACTATAGTACAGGAAACACTTATTATCACTGCAAATGATGACCAACATTTAATAAATAATGGTATGGAACTAAAAGACTTGGCCCCACAGCAGCTGTGGAAACATTTTGCCGCTTTGAATGCGGTGCCCAGGGCTTCCAAAAAGGAAGAACAGGTGATTGGTTTTGTAATGGACTTTGGTAAAAGCTTAGGCCTGGAAACAAAAAAAGATGCTATCGGCAATGTGGTGATTAAGAAGCCGGCTACCCCAGGAATGGAAAACCGTCAGACGGTGATATTACAATCCCATCTGGATATGGTGCACCAGAAAAACGGGGATACTGTATTTGATTTTAATACACAGGGAATTGAGATGTATGTGGACGGCGACTGGGTAAAAGCAAAAGGCACCACGCTGGGAGCGGATAATGGGATTGGGGTAGCTGCTATTATGACGATATTATCAGATAAGACGCTGCAGCACCCTGCTATTGAAGCCATGTTTACAATAGATGAAGAAACCGGAATGACGGGCGCTAAAGAACTGGACCCGGCCAATTTCTCGGGTACCATTCTCCTGAACCTGGATACAGAAGAGGAGGATGAACTGACCATCGGATGTGCCGGAGGATTGGATACCAATACAAGTGGACAATACACAGAAGTACCGGTGGGGGATGGATTTGTTTCTTTTGAGCTGAAGCTTAGCGGACTGATGGGTGGGCATTCCGGCATGGATATCCATAAAGGAAGAGGCAATGCGAATAAGCTCATGAACAGGTGCCTGTATAAGGCGGTGCAATCTTTTGATATACAGCTGGCCAGCCTCGATGGGGGCAGTCTCCGGAATGCTATACCCAGAGAATCCGTGGCACAGGTGATCATACCGGAAAAAGACCAGGCCGCGTTTGCCGCTTTTGTAAAAACATTTATGGCTACCCTCGAAGAAGAGTATAAGACAATTGAGCCAGGGCTTAAGCTGGAATTACGTGCTGTTGCTACCCCTGCTAAAGTGATGGAAGCTGGTTATTTCATTAAAATACTGCGTGCTATCTATGCTGCGCCTAATGGCGTATTCCGGATGAGCCCTGATATAGATGACCTGGTAGAAGCCTCTACTAACCTGGCAAAGGTGATTGTTAAAGAGGGCGTTTTTGTTACACAGTCCCTTCAGCGGAGCAGTGTGGAAAGTACCAAGGAAGATGTGGCGAATGGGGTGAAAGCAGCATTTGAAAATATCGGGTGCGAAGTAGTACAGGGAGGGGATTATCCCGGATGGAAACCAGATGCAGATTCCGCAGTATTAAGATTGTTGCTGGATTTGTATAAGGACCATTTTAAACATACTCCTAAAGTGGGGGCTTGTCATGCGGGCCTGGAATGTGGGATCCTGGGCGCTCACTTTGCGGGAGGACTGGATATGATCTCGTTTGGTCCTACTATTCATGGGGCACATTCTCCGGATGAGCGGGTACAAATATCTTCCGTGGGCAGGTTCTATGACTATTTGCTGCATATACTCCGGGAGATACCGGTGAAAGCAAATGCTTAGCTTAATGCCCAAAATAACAGGATAAGCCCGAGATTGTATTCATGCAATTCGTTTTTTAATACCAGCAACGCCCTGCTGATATGTTTCTCTACCGTTTTTGCGGAGATATTCATGCGTACTGCAATTTCCTTGTAGGTAATCCCTTCAAAACGGCTTAGCCGGAAGGCCTCCTGGCACTGCGGCGGCAGGGTGTTGATAATATCCATGATTTTAGCTTCCAGGCTTTTAGCATCCAGGTAATCAGGCACTTCATTTTCGGTACAACCCTCGGATAAGGCTTTCAGTTTTGCAGTATGCATATTGCGGTGATAGCTGCTGCGAAGCTCATGAAGTACTTTATTGCGCAGGGTGGCAAAGAGCCATGCAGCAATATTCCCACTCACGTCCAGGCTATGCCTTTTATGCCAGCAGTTGATGAAAACATCCTGTACCAGCTCTTCCACAATTGTTTCTGTAGGAATCCGCTTATAGGCCTTATTACATAAGTAGCTATAGTAACGGTAGTACAATGTTTCATATGCACGCTCATCATCGGCTTGGATCCGCTTCAGGAGATCATGGTCTGTATATGCCTGGTATGGTATTATAGCAATAGATTTTAGTCTGAATAAAGTAACTGTATTTGCTTCCCGCAAACTAAAAGTATCGTCTTTACAGGATATTTCTGAGTATCGTGCCCGATATTTTTTGAATCATGGTTATTTGATATTTCCTGATCTTTTTTTAACATTTTAGAAAAAAGCCAGGAATGGGGTGGGGGACAATTGTTTTTACTGCAATATTATCTCACAGGCAATACTTGCAAACATGAATGAACAACAACTGACGGAGTTAATTGAAAGATACCTGGAAGGTACGGCTACACAAGAGGAAAGGGAAAAAGTAGAGCAGTGGTATGCCGGTTTCGATGATTACACCGCAAACTTCTATAATGGCGATGCAGCTAAGATCGCTGCTTCTGCGCAAAAAAGCCTGGCCCTTATCCGGCAGCAGCTCTCCGCAGCTCCTGCCCGGCAACCTGTACAAATGAAGCGGCGTATGGGGTGGACCAGGATAGCCGCGGCGGCAGTGGTGTTATTGTTTGCAGGGGTAGCTACTTATTTTTTTCTATATACGCCCCGGGTGAGTGCCCGTATCATTGTAAAGAATGCCGCTGGCCAGGTACGGCAGGTGCTATTGCCTGATAGCTCTGTTGTATGGCTAAACTCCCACAGTGAAATACAATATCTGCCTGATTTTTCTGATACCGCAAGGGAAGTTTTCCTCAGCGGAGAGGGATTCTTTGAAATCAGGCCGGAAAGCAAACGGCCTTTCTTAGTCCATTGTCAGGAGATTACCACTCGTGTGTTAGGCACCTCTTTTAATGTAAATGCTTATAGAGAGCTGGACACGATGGCCATCACCCTGTTAACCGGCAAAGTAGCCATATCATCATCCGGTAAGGTGCTGGGGGTATTGGCACCGGACCAGCAATTGAGTTATTACCGGACCAGCGGAAAGGTAGTTACCGCACAGGTGTCGGCCGATGCCCTGGGCGCCTGGAAAGAAGGTAAGCTGCAATTTGATGATTGTTCTATGGAACAAATTGCTACCACACTGGAAAGATGGTATGGGTACAAATTTAGTTTTGAATATGACCAGCTGAAAAAATGCCGGTATTCCGCAAGCTTTGAAAACACCATTCCACTAAAAGATTTACTGGATATACTGCGCCAGGTAAGTAATGTACAATACGACCTGGATGCGGTCAATAAATCAGTTGTTTTTAAGGGAAAGCATTGTAATAATTAACAACCAAAATTTACAAAGATGATCAGGCAAGTTTACTGCGATTTTTAGCGCGGGGGGCAGCATTATGCGCCTTTTTATTCCACAAAAAAACCGCTCCGGGTCTAAGACGGAGCGGTGAATGATTCGAATTAAACGTCAAACATTTAAAACAAGACGAATTTATGCATTTTCTTCCAGCGATCGCCGGGAAGTGGCGACTTTTTTTGCTTTTCCGGTATGGTCTTCATCCGAAACTACAGTTTATAATGAGGTGTTCATTATTCTTTACATGCTTTATTTGTGCCAGCTTTACAATAGTGCTGGCTTCAGAAGCTGATGGGCAGCGAATTACCACAGAAAAGATCAGTATCACGGCATACAATCAGGATCTTAAGCAGATATTCCATATGATAGCATCTGCCAGTGGAGCGCAATTCGTTTATTCCAGCAGTCAGGTAAACGGAGAAAAAGATATTACCCTGGTAGAGCGGGATGCAACGTTGGAAGACGTATTAAACAGGTTATTATTACCCCGCCATTTTAAATGGAAAGCATCCGGTAATCATATTATCATTACACAGAACATCGCTGGCACTTCCGGCAATGAGATGGACGCGCCTGTACGTATCCGGGGAAGGGTTTTTGATCAGGCAGATCCTCCGGCTCCGCTACCCGGGGTAAGTGTGGCTGTAAAAGGTACCAGCCGGGGTACCGCTACAGAATCGGATGGCTCTTTTGAAATAAAGGCCAGCCCGGGAGAAGTCCTTGTTTTCTCCTTCATGGGATATAAGCAGGTGGAATATGTTGTTGGAAAACAGGATAACATTACTATTTCCCTGCAGCAGAATGTAAGCGCCCTGGAACAGGTGGTGGTAACAGGTTACTCTTCCCAAAAGGTAAAGAACCTGGCGAGTTCACTGGCAACAGTTAACCCTGCCAATATCCAGGCAAAACCCATCACGCAATTGTCCCAGGCATTGCAGGGTGGTGTTACCGGCCTCACCGTACAGCAGGGCTCCGGCTTGCCGGGAGGCGATGCGGCTACCATCAAAATAAGGGGTATCAATACCCTGGGCTATACCAGCCCTTTGATCCTGGTAGATGGTGTGCCCTTTGATATTAACAACGTAGATCCTACTACGGTAGAAAATATCACGATTCTTAAAGACGCGGCTGCAGCAAGTATTTATGGGGCCAGAGCGGCCAATGGGGTGATCCTGGTAACTACCCGAAGGGGAGTACCTGGTAAAGTACAGGTTACCTATGATGGGTATGTAGGTATGCAAAATCCTACTTATGTCCCCAAGTTTGTAGATGCTGCCAGGTACATGGAAATCGTAAACGAGGCAAATAGTAATGTGGGCCGTGATAAACAGTATACGGATGAGGCAATAGCGACCACGCGTAATGGCAGCGATCCCTTACATTATCCTAATACGGACTGGACTAACATTATGT encodes:
- a CDS encoding aminoacyl-histidine dipeptidase encodes the protein MELKDLAPQQLWKHFAALNAVPRASKKEEQVIGFVMDFGKSLGLETKKDAIGNVVIKKPATPGMENRQTVILQSHLDMVHQKNGDTVFDFNTQGIEMYVDGDWVKAKGTTLGADNGIGVAAIMTILSDKTLQHPAIEAMFTIDEETGMTGAKELDPANFSGTILLNLDTEEEDELTIGCAGGLDTNTSGQYTEVPVGDGFVSFELKLSGLMGGHSGMDIHKGRGNANKLMNRCLYKAVQSFDIQLASLDGGSLRNAIPRESVAQVIIPEKDQAAFAAFVKTFMATLEEEYKTIEPGLKLELRAVATPAKVMEAGYFIKILRAIYAAPNGVFRMSPDIDDLVEASTNLAKVIVKEGVFVTQSLQRSSVESTKEDVANGVKAAFENIGCEVVQGGDYPGWKPDADSAVLRLLLDLYKDHFKHTPKVGACHAGLECGILGAHFAGGLDMISFGPTIHGAHSPDERVQISSVGRFYDYLLHILREIPVKANA
- a CDS encoding RNA polymerase sigma-70 factor, which produces MREANTVTLFRLKSIAIIPYQAYTDHDLLKRIQADDERAYETLYYRYYSYLCNKAYKRIPTETIVEELVQDVFINCWHKRHSLDVSGNIAAWLFATLRNKVLHELRSSYHRNMHTAKLKALSEGCTENEVPDYLDAKSLEAKIMDIINTLPPQCQEAFRLSRFEGITYKEIAVRMNISAKTVEKHISRALLVLKNELHEYNLGLILLFWALS
- a CDS encoding FecR family protein: MNEQQLTELIERYLEGTATQEEREKVEQWYAGFDDYTANFYNGDAAKIAASAQKSLALIRQQLSAAPARQPVQMKRRMGWTRIAAAAVVLLFAGVATYFFLYTPRVSARIIVKNAAGQVRQVLLPDSSVVWLNSHSEIQYLPDFSDTAREVFLSGEGFFEIRPESKRPFLVHCQEITTRVLGTSFNVNAYRELDTMAITLLTGKVAISSSGKVLGVLAPDQQLSYYRTSGKVVTAQVSADALGAWKEGKLQFDDCSMEQIATTLERWYGYKFSFEYDQLKKCRYSASFENTIPLKDLLDILRQVSNVQYDLDAVNKSVVFKGKHCNN